The Microbacterium paraoxydans genome includes a window with the following:
- a CDS encoding glycine--tRNA ligase has protein sequence MAEQSRLDKVIALARHRGFVFQAGEIYGGSRSAWDYGPLGTELKENIRRQWWQTFVRGRGDMVGLDSSIILPKRVWEASGHVATFTDPLVECLQCHKRFRADNLIEDFEARKGRKAENGLADIPCPNCGTKGQYTEPKAFSGLVKTYLGVVDDESGLYYLRPETAQGIFVNFSNVLTASRKKPPFGIGQVGKAFRNEITPGNFIFRTREFEQMEIEFFTPPAEAPQWFDHWVEACWNWFIDLGIDPENMRQFDVPEEDRAHYSAGTIDVEYRFGFAGKEWGELMGVANRTDYDLSSHSEASGQSLTYFDQATGERYTPYVIEPSFGLTRAMMAFLVDAYVEEQVPNAKGGTDTRTVLKLDPRLAPVKAAVLPLSRNENLSPLAREVADALRGSWAVDFDDAGAIGRRYRRQDEIGTPFCVTVDFDSLDDRAVTVRDRDTMAQERVPIDELHAYLAERLRGA, from the coding sequence GTGGCCGAACAGTCCCGCCTCGATAAGGTCATCGCCCTCGCCCGCCACCGCGGTTTCGTGTTCCAGGCGGGTGAGATCTACGGCGGTTCCCGGTCGGCCTGGGACTACGGACCCCTCGGCACCGAGCTGAAGGAGAACATCCGGCGGCAGTGGTGGCAGACCTTCGTGCGCGGCCGCGGCGACATGGTCGGTCTCGACTCCAGCATCATCCTGCCGAAGCGCGTGTGGGAGGCCTCGGGCCACGTCGCGACCTTCACCGACCCGCTCGTCGAGTGCCTGCAGTGCCACAAGCGCTTCCGTGCCGACAACCTCATCGAGGACTTCGAGGCGCGCAAGGGTCGCAAGGCCGAGAACGGTCTCGCCGACATCCCCTGCCCGAACTGCGGCACCAAGGGGCAGTACACCGAGCCGAAGGCCTTCTCCGGTCTGGTGAAGACCTACCTCGGCGTCGTCGACGACGAGTCCGGCCTCTACTACCTGCGCCCCGAGACCGCACAGGGCATCTTCGTGAACTTCTCGAACGTGCTCACCGCGAGCCGCAAGAAGCCGCCGTTCGGCATCGGCCAGGTCGGCAAGGCGTTCCGCAACGAGATCACCCCCGGCAACTTCATCTTCCGCACCCGCGAGTTCGAGCAGATGGAGATCGAGTTCTTCACGCCGCCCGCCGAGGCGCCGCAGTGGTTCGACCACTGGGTCGAGGCGTGCTGGAACTGGTTCATCGACCTCGGCATCGACCCGGAGAACATGCGTCAGTTCGACGTGCCGGAGGAGGACCGCGCGCACTACTCGGCCGGCACCATCGACGTCGAGTACCGCTTCGGCTTCGCGGGCAAGGAGTGGGGCGAGCTCATGGGCGTCGCCAACCGCACCGACTACGACCTCTCCAGCCACAGCGAGGCCTCCGGCCAGAGCCTGACGTACTTCGACCAGGCCACGGGCGAGCGCTACACGCCGTACGTGATCGAGCCGTCGTTCGGACTCACCCGCGCGATGATGGCCTTCCTCGTCGACGCGTACGTCGAGGAGCAGGTGCCCAACGCCAAGGGCGGCACCGACACCCGCACCGTGCTCAAGCTCGACCCGCGCCTGGCCCCGGTCAAGGCGGCCGTGCTCCCGCTGTCGCGCAACGAGAACCTGTCGCCGCTCGCCCGCGAGGTGGCCGACGCACTCCGCGGTTCGTGGGCCGTCGACTTCGACGACGCCGGTGCGATCGGTCGTCGCTACCGCCGCCAGGACGAGATCGGCACGCCGTTCTGCGTCACGGTCGACTTCGACTCGCTCGACGACCGTGCCGTGACCGTGCGCGACCGCGACACGATGGCGCAGGAGCGCGTCCCCATCGACGAGCTGCACGCCTACCTGGCGGAGCGCCTCCGCGGCGCCTGA
- a CDS encoding peptide MFS transporter, giving the protein MSTTAQPPASRDEDTRFFGQPWSLVHIFGVEMWERFSFYGMQGILLIYLYFSVADGGLGLPEAVAGGIVGAYGGSVYLSTILGAWLADRLFGSERVLFVSAIVIVSGHLALALLPGFVGVGVGLVLVALGSGGLKANATSVVGTLYRPDDVRRDAGFSLFYLGINLGAFLGPILTGLLQSTLGFHWGFGLAALGMTLGLVQYSFGRRGLPASARAVPNPLPRSRYPLVAGIAVGAVVVIAVLVLTGVIQADNLATIVIVVTVVAAVAYFAVILGSRRIDATERSRVWGFLPLFLTSVAFWSLYQQQFTVLTIYSDKRLDRDLFGWEMPVSWVQSINPVFIIILSGVFAAIWTKLGTRQPSTPVKFGLAAIIMGSAFLLFLPFSGGGANSTPLLAIVGILFVFTVAELLLSPVGLSVTTKLAPAVFHTQMVALFFLSIALGTAISGELVKFYDPENEVPYFSILGGIAILVGIGLLLSVKPVLRLMRGVR; this is encoded by the coding sequence ATGAGCACCACCGCGCAGCCGCCCGCCTCCCGCGACGAGGACACCCGCTTCTTCGGACAGCCGTGGTCGCTCGTGCACATCTTCGGCGTGGAGATGTGGGAGCGCTTCAGCTTCTACGGCATGCAGGGCATCCTGCTCATCTACCTGTACTTCTCGGTGGCCGATGGCGGTCTCGGCCTTCCGGAGGCGGTGGCGGGCGGGATCGTCGGCGCGTACGGCGGCTCGGTGTACCTGTCCACCATCCTCGGGGCCTGGCTCGCCGATCGGCTGTTCGGCTCCGAGCGGGTGCTGTTCGTCAGCGCCATCGTCATCGTCTCGGGCCACCTCGCCCTCGCCCTCCTGCCGGGATTCGTCGGCGTGGGGGTCGGACTCGTGCTCGTGGCCCTCGGCTCGGGAGGCCTGAAGGCGAACGCGACGTCGGTCGTGGGGACGCTGTACCGTCCGGACGACGTGCGGCGCGACGCCGGGTTCTCGCTGTTCTACCTCGGCATCAACCTGGGCGCGTTCCTCGGTCCGATCCTCACCGGGCTGCTGCAGTCGACCCTGGGCTTCCACTGGGGATTCGGCCTCGCCGCCCTCGGCATGACCCTGGGTCTCGTGCAGTACTCGTTCGGCCGCCGCGGCCTGCCCGCCTCCGCGCGCGCGGTGCCGAACCCGCTCCCCCGCTCGCGCTATCCGCTGGTCGCCGGCATCGCCGTCGGCGCGGTCGTCGTCATCGCGGTGCTCGTGCTGACCGGGGTCATCCAGGCCGACAACCTCGCCACCATCGTGATCGTGGTCACGGTGGTCGCCGCCGTCGCCTACTTCGCGGTGATCCTCGGCAGTCGCCGTATCGACGCCACCGAGCGCTCGCGTGTCTGGGGCTTCCTGCCGCTGTTCCTCACCAGCGTCGCGTTCTGGTCGCTGTACCAGCAGCAGTTCACGGTGCTGACGATCTACTCCGACAAGCGCCTCGACCGCGACCTGTTCGGGTGGGAGATGCCGGTGTCGTGGGTGCAGTCGATCAACCCGGTGTTCATCATCATCCTGTCCGGGGTCTTCGCGGCCATCTGGACGAAGCTGGGGACGCGTCAGCCGTCGACCCCCGTCAAGTTCGGGCTGGCCGCGATCATCATGGGCTCCGCGTTCCTGCTGTTCCTGCCGTTCTCCGGCGGCGGTGCGAACTCGACGCCGCTGCTCGCGATCGTCGGCATCCTCTTCGTGTTCACGGTCGCCGAGCTGTTGCTCTCGCCCGTGGGGCTGTCGGTGACGACGAAGCTCGCCCCGGCCGTGTTCCACACGCAGATGGTCGCGCTGTTCTTCCTGTCGATCGCCCTCGGCACCGCCATCTCGGGCGAGCTCGTGAAGTTCTACGATCCGGAGAACGAGGTGCCGTACTTCTCGATCCTCGGCGGCATCGCGATCCTCGTCGGCATCGGACTGCTGCTGAGCGTGAAGCCGGTGCTGCGGCTCATGCGGGGCGTGCGGTGA